The genomic region GCTGACAGCCAAGCTCTTTACCATGCGCTTTGAGCCAATCAATGAGCAAGGTGCCGACACCTTGACTGCGATGCGCTTCATTGGTCACTAAGTCATCGACGTAAATATGCTTTCCCCACGCCAGCTTTTGTGCCACCACAAAGCCTGCAACACCTAAGATGTCTTCGCCTGAGTTCACATAGGCGATTTGATAGCCCATCGTTTGCTGTTTTTGAATCTGTGCAACCAATTCATCGCAACGGTACTGCGGACGAAGTTGCTGTAAAACCTTAGCAATCGCCGGCAGTTCAGTTGTCGCATCGGCTTTTAATAATACAACGTTCATTTAAATACCTCTTATTTAACACACAGAATAAACCACTAAACTACCACAACCATGGGACGACCTCATTACTGTTATTAACCTCTCGACGTAATTGATGTACTTAAAAAATCGGAGAGCTTTCTAAACTCGATGCCATATCTTGATATTTACCACAACTAAACGCATGATATGATATAGATGGGTTTGAGCCAGATTTTGTCATAAAATCAAGAAGTTGGTCATGACATATTGCAAATAAAGGTAAGTAGGATCGAAATTTACAATGAAAATGACAGCAATTTGGCTATTAACAGGCATTCTGGCAAACGTTTTTTTGGTGCAAGTAAAAGCGGACACGACAACCAATTTGCAAACACCTTGGGGGCCACCGGTAACCGTAAAACCGTTTGAGAGACCGCTAAAGCCCAATCAAGTTTATCGGGTACCAGCCAATCCGAATGCGGGTTTTTTCTTTCCCTATTTTTTTTCAGTTCCTGCTGAGTTCAAATCTGATTTACCTATCCTCGTAAATCCCAATAACGATGGAAAAGTTGGCGTTTCTCAAGCGCAACGAGAGTATTTTGCCAGCAT from Thalassotalea sp. Sam97 harbors:
- a CDS encoding GNAT family N-acetyltransferase; the encoded protein is MNVVLLKADATTELPAIAKVLQQLRPQYRCDELVAQIQKQQTMGYQIAYVNSGEDILGVAGFVVAQKLAWGKHIYVDDLVTNEAHRSQGVGTLLIDWLKAHGKELGCQQLHLDSGVQKFAAHRFYLSNRFNIASHHFSMTNLND